From Halorussus lipolyticus:
TCGAACAGGAAAATGGCTATCTCGCCGTTCGATACGTCCCGGACTTGAATGGCGTCGTGAAACCGTGGTCCGACAATAACGTTCAAGATTTCCGTAACGGACGCGAGTTTTATCCTCATCAAATAGGAACCCTCGCCCGGACTGCAATAGCGGTTCGAGGTCTCATGGACGAATACGGTCTAGACCCGAACTGCAAGTTTGCCTATATTTCCCTACTTGACGATAGTCAGTCTGTCTACGGGTCCGACGAGATTCATTTCGAGGTCGAGTACCGGAACCTCACCGTGGACTACCTTGATGAAAAAAAGGAAGTTAACGACCTCGTTGCAAACCGCGCAAGAGCGATACTTGACGGCGAAACTGATCCCAAAGCGTGGCAATTCGACGAAATTACCGATAATTCCTGTTCGCACTGCCCGTATCAGAACGCCTGCCCGGAGTATTTCGAATCGGAACTGGCCTTCACCGACCGCTCCCAGTTTCAGTCTGAGTCTGACGAATCGTCCGACCAACCACCTGCTCGCCAACCACCCGCGGAGGAAAACCGATGACTGACGATAGTTCCATCGAACTTAAAGGAAACCAACCAGACGTTATCGACGCCACCGGAAGCGCACACAAGGTAGAGGCCGTCGCGGGTTCCGGCAAGACGACCACGATGGTCGAACGGCTTCGGAAAGAGATACAGACTCGGGGGACGCCACCGAGTCGGTTACTGGTCCTCACGTTCGCTAACGAGGCGTCTCACACGATTCAGGACAAACTCCGTGACGCCCTCGGTCCTCACGACGCCTTCGAGGTGGACGTGTACACCTACCACTCCTTCGCCTACCAGTTACTCCGGGACCACGCCTACTACCTCGGCGTCTCGCCCGAGTTCGAACTCGTCACCAAGGAGGACCGGCCCAAACTCCTCGAATCGGTCTACGAGGAAGTTGATTTCTCGTTTGTCGCGCCTGATTCCCCGTCGGTCGATAGTACGAACGACCGGAATTCCGGCTTCTCCGACCTCGAAACGTTCGTGAAATGTATGCGCCGAGAGGCGGTCGCTCCCGACAACATCCGGGCGTATCTCCCGGCCGACGACGATTTGCGGGACCTCCTGCGATTGATCGAGGCTCTCCGAGAGATGGCCTCAGAGGTCATTGGCGTAGACGAAAACGACCTCTGGAGCGAGAGCGACGAGATAGCCGAGCGGTGCGACCAGCTAGCCCGCGTCTACCACCGAAAGGCCGACGAGTTCGACGTACCAGACCGTATCTACTCGGTCGTTAGTGACCACCTCGAAGCGATGGGTGATACCGCCGAGAACGCGGCCGACCACTTTCGGGCGACCGACAATCTGGCTAAGGCCGAGGAGTTGATTCCTGAGGTTCTCTTCGATGACAACCAGATAAAATCCGTAGAACAAACCCCAATGGGTCGGCTCTCGGAGTTCGTCCACATGCTCCGTCGGTCTCGGGCCTTCGTTGACGCCTACGACGCCTACATCGGCGCGCTGGACGACCGAGGAGCCTTCGACTACGACGAACTCATCCACGAGGCCGTCTCGTTGCTTCGGGACGAGGAGGTCCGCGACGACATCCTCGGCCAGTGGGATGCGGTCTACTGCGACGAATTCCAAGACACCGACGAGTCCCAGCTCGAACTGGTCCGAGAGTTGCGCGACGAACTCGACATCATGGTGGTCGGCGACAGCGACCAAGCCATCCACGAGTGGCGGGGCCAAGACCCCGAGAACATGTCGAACCTGCCCGACTCCTTCGAGGAGCAGGACCTCGGTCTCAACTTTCGGTCGCGCCAGCCGATTTTGGACCTGACGAACAACCTCGGTCGCGGGAAACAGTCCATCGAGTCCGACAGGGACCCGGCACCTCCGAACGTGTTCAGGGTCGATAGCGAGGAGGAGCGGACCACCGAGCAGGTCAGCACGTCGATTTCGAACCTGCTGACCGGCCGGTTCGAGGACGTGACCGACCGGGACCTCTCGGACATCGCGGTCCTCGTCCGTGGGAACAAACAGGCCCGCGACGTTGCCGACCAACTCGACGCCGACAGCATCCCCTACACCCTGTCGAACGACACCGCGAGCGACCTGAGTCAGGGGCTTCGGACCGTCCTGTCGTACCTCCGAATTTTGGTCTCGCCGGGCGACGACGTGAGTTGGCAACGAGTGTTGTTGCACCTCTACCGGGTTCCGGAGGCCGACGTTGACGCCCTCCTGCGCGCTGGCGAGACGGTTCCAGAGGGGTACGACGCCCTTGCCCGCGCTGGCGACGCCGAGGACCGACTGGAGGCCCCCGACGCGGTGGCCGAGGCCATGGCCGACTACGAGACGCTCCAAGCCGTGTCGGCGACCCACTCGATTTCGGAACTCTACCTGCATCTCAAGCGCGAGACCCGAATCGAGTGGTTCCTGCGCGACGTGGACCGAGACGCCCTCCACAACGTCGAGCGCCTCATCTCGTCGTTCGACGACAGTCCGGTCCAGTCGCGTCTGACCGACGAGTTCGTCACCCATCTGGAGCGTCGGGCGCACCTGCTGGCCGGGGGCGACGACACCGCCACCAGCACGGGACCGCAGTCCGACGACGCCGTGGACGTGATGACGATTCATCAGGCCAAGGGGTTGGACTTCGACACGGTGCTGTTACCCTTCCTCACCGAGGAGGACTTCGGCCACATCACCCTCGACCGGTATCAGGAGAAACTCCACAACTACGACGTGCTGGTCGAGGACGTGGCGGGCGAACTGGACGACCCGCTCCGGGACGACCTGCGCGACTCGCAGGTCGCCGAGGAGTGGCGCGTCCTCCACGTCGCCATCACCCGCGCCAAGGAGAACCTGTTTCTGTTCGGTAACGACGTGTCCGACGACGACCCGACCGCCCGGATGATAGACGACCTGCTGGCGGGCGACGACAGCGACGCACCGATTCGCTGGTCGTCGGAAGGCCCCCGGATGCGGGTCTGGGAGGCGCTGACCGACAGCTACGACCGGATTGCCGACGAGAACCCCGATGCGGTCCGAGACTACACCGATGTCGTCAACCGGGGCGTGGACGAAGACCCCGGCACGATTACCTACTACGAACAGGTGTTGTCCACCGACGACGCACTCGAAAAAACGCTGACGTTCGCCGACAGGGTGGTCGCCGGGACGCTGGCCGACGCCGACACCGACACCTCGCAGTTCGCCGACGCGCCCCTCGGGCAGGAACTCGACGTGGAACTGTCGCGCCAGCACAGCCACACCGCCCTCGAAGCGGTCCGGGACTGCGAGCGCAAGCACGTCCTCGACTACGTGGTGGGTGCCTTCTCCGACCCGCGGTCGGGGTCCGGGTCGGCGTCGTCCGGCAACCACCGGGCCGACGTGGGGTCGCTGTTCCACGACGTCGCGGAACGGGCCTACTGGCGCGACTACGACGACATCGCCGAGTGGAAAGAGGCCTGCCGACGCCTCGCTCGGAGCAACGACCGCACCCACGTCCTCGACGCGACACTGGACTGCATCGACCGGTACTTCGAGACCCGCGCTGTCGAGTGGGAGGCGGTCGGTGCCGAGGTCCCCATCGAGTTGACCGACCTCGCGGAGGTTGACGGCCCCGTCACCGGCTACATGGACTCGGTTCGGGAGTACCCCGACGGCGGCCTCGCCGTCATCGACTACAAGACCAGTTACGCGAAGAAAACCCTCGCCGAGAGCCACCAGCTACAGCTCTATCTCCGGGCATGCGAGGAGTTCGACGCCGAAGTCACCCACGCCGGCTACGTCTACGTCGGCGAGGCCGGGCCGGACACCCAACTGTTCACCGCCGCGGAGCTAGCCGAGATGTGGACGGACCTCCGCGAGGACCTTCGGAAGGCCGATAGCTCCTCGTTCGACAACTACACGCCGGGTCCGCACTGCCGGTACTGCGAGCATCGGTCGCTCGGGTGTGCCCCCGACGAGTTCCGGGTGGAGTGAGGGTCCTCGGTCCTCGCCGGGAAGTCTCCGGAAGGTGCTAGAAGGTGAGACTTCGGAGCGAAAATTTCTCCTCTCTACTTCACCCTCTAGCTTACTATACCTTGCTATAAAACACCTAAACAAGTGTTTAGGGGTTATAAATGTTTCTTGATGGGTGGGATTCGAGTGTCGTAGACAGTTATTCTCGTATCGACAGGCTAGCGGATTCGTCGTGCGAACGCCCCCACCAAAACCCCATGCAGTAGGTTCTGCAAATCAACCCATTCCAGTTTAACATCTGATTCTTCCACAGTTACCGTCTTGACTCCCTCGTCGCCGTCTGACGCGCGGCATACACCGAAACACAGGGTTTACCACACATGAACGTAAGGAAAAGCACAATGAGTCTCAGGTGTTCGCTCCTCGGCCACAACTACGGGGAGGCAGAAATCGAACGGGAACGCGAGGAGCAGGGAAGCGAAGTCGTCGTGACCGTCCGAGAGTTCGAGGAGTGCGAGCGGTGCGGCGACCGGAAGGTCGTCACCGAGAACAAGGAAGTGACCGCCATCCAGTCGCCCGCTCCCGACCTCGAATCCGCCGAGTCCGACGCGGTGGCCGACGAATCCACCGGTCGGGCCGCGAGTGGCGAACCCGACGCCACTGGAGGCCGTGGCGCAGGTAGCGGACCCGACGCCGCCGGCGGACGCGCCACCGGCAGTTCCGGCGCAGGCGGCAGACCGAACGCGAGCAGTGGACCGAGTTCGACCGGCGGACCGAACGCCAGCGCCGGTGCCGGCGCGAACAGCGGTTCGACCGCTGGCGGTCCCGCCGCGGGCACCGGGCGGACCGGGACCTCCCAACCCGACGTACAGATGGGGGCCGACGCCGAGGACGACGACGCCGAAATCATCGGCGGTTCGTCTGACTCCGAGAGTTCGTCGGCGGCGTCGTCGGATTCGTCGGCGTCCCCGAACTCCTCGTCTGGCGCGTCGAGGACGCCGGGCCAGTCAGGTGGGTCGGGCGCGTCCGGCGGGGCGGGCGTCGGCGGAACCGACCTCGACGACGGCCAGTCGGCCGCGGACGACGACGGCGTGATTCTGGACGACGACGGCGATTCGGGTTCGAGCGCCGCGGGCGGCGACGCCGACCGGACGCCCGGCGAGTGGCCCG
This genomic window contains:
- a CDS encoding DUF7093 family protein, translating into MSLRCSLLGHNYGEAEIEREREEQGSEVVVTVREFEECERCGDRKVVTENKEVTAIQSPAPDLESAESDAVADESTGRAASGEPDATGGRGAGSGPDAAGGRATGSSGAGGRPNASSGPSSTGGPNASAGAGANSGSTAGGPAAGTGRTGTSQPDVQMGADAEDDDAEIIGGSSDSESSSAASSDSSASPNSSSGASRTPGQSGGSGASGGAGVGGTDLDDGQSAADDDGVILDDDGDSGSSAAGGDADRTPGEWPDAETTHPAEADDGPGDWPAVGREDDDEGFDAGPAGGGSSDVEFGGGLNPESAPEVEDDESEEVEFVNADGDKLGTRDSGASEADFSSGISAGSDAPNLSGPAADPDVDAEFVCPECDYREPVSGSSLRAGDICPDCSRGYIAQE
- a CDS encoding ATP-dependent helicase, encoding MTDDSSIELKGNQPDVIDATGSAHKVEAVAGSGKTTTMVERLRKEIQTRGTPPSRLLVLTFANEASHTIQDKLRDALGPHDAFEVDVYTYHSFAYQLLRDHAYYLGVSPEFELVTKEDRPKLLESVYEEVDFSFVAPDSPSVDSTNDRNSGFSDLETFVKCMRREAVAPDNIRAYLPADDDLRDLLRLIEALREMASEVIGVDENDLWSESDEIAERCDQLARVYHRKADEFDVPDRIYSVVSDHLEAMGDTAENAADHFRATDNLAKAEELIPEVLFDDNQIKSVEQTPMGRLSEFVHMLRRSRAFVDAYDAYIGALDDRGAFDYDELIHEAVSLLRDEEVRDDILGQWDAVYCDEFQDTDESQLELVRELRDELDIMVVGDSDQAIHEWRGQDPENMSNLPDSFEEQDLGLNFRSRQPILDLTNNLGRGKQSIESDRDPAPPNVFRVDSEEERTTEQVSTSISNLLTGRFEDVTDRDLSDIAVLVRGNKQARDVADQLDADSIPYTLSNDTASDLSQGLRTVLSYLRILVSPGDDVSWQRVLLHLYRVPEADVDALLRAGETVPEGYDALARAGDAEDRLEAPDAVAEAMADYETLQAVSATHSISELYLHLKRETRIEWFLRDVDRDALHNVERLISSFDDSPVQSRLTDEFVTHLERRAHLLAGGDDTATSTGPQSDDAVDVMTIHQAKGLDFDTVLLPFLTEEDFGHITLDRYQEKLHNYDVLVEDVAGELDDPLRDDLRDSQVAEEWRVLHVAITRAKENLFLFGNDVSDDDPTARMIDDLLAGDDSDAPIRWSSEGPRMRVWEALTDSYDRIADENPDAVRDYTDVVNRGVDEDPGTITYYEQVLSTDDALEKTLTFADRVVAGTLADADTDTSQFADAPLGQELDVELSRQHSHTALEAVRDCERKHVLDYVVGAFSDPRSGSGSASSGNHRADVGSLFHDVAERAYWRDYDDIAEWKEACRRLARSNDRTHVLDATLDCIDRYFETRAVEWEAVGAEVPIELTDLAEVDGPVTGYMDSVREYPDGGLAVIDYKTSYAKKTLAESHQLQLYLRACEEFDAEVTHAGYVYVGEAGPDTQLFTAAELAEMWTDLREDLRKADSSSFDNYTPGPHCRYCEHRSLGCAPDEFRVE